The genomic window ACAGCCTTCATTAGTCATAGTCTACCAAATCTGATACACAGTATAAAAAGGGTATGAGAAATGCCCATACTGCCTGAGATAGAGTTTCCCCATATGGAAGATACAGAGGTCTtcttgcttcaagtctctctgTAACatactgttgtctccagaagctgccaattgctctctgggaagagatctgccaGGACCTGGTCCCTGTTCGGGGGCCAAATTGCGATGGGCATTTTCTCTTGATTGTAAGATTGTTAGATAGTAAGACCTTAAAAAACAGGGAccatcttttacctctttttgtatttcctagcacttatcacaatgcctggcacataatagtcctttaataaatgtttactgattaattAGGGAGCTGTTTTTGATACAACATTGGATTTATCCTTTTCTTATAATGAAAGCAATTTTGAAAGGAAACCTGTTCCTTTCAGGTTGTCAacatttttataaacaaaaaactGACTAATATCTTATaggaaaacaattaataaattatgaatgaaaataaGGGAAACAAGCTACATCCAACACCATTTTCATGGTTTTCACAAAAATAGTTGTTTCAAAAAATttaggtatgtgtatatatgtatccaCTCTGTACATATACATCCAGATGCACACACTCAACCACTAAGCCATACTAGTCAAAAATGTTGCTCAAAATTACTCAGAAATAACACTGAGCCACAAAAAAACTTAAGAACAACATTTTAGGAGCTGTCTCCACACCAAATACTCATAATCTTAAGTAAGCACCAAGCAATTATTAGGCATTAGGAACTGGGCTTagtactgaagatacaaaaacaatTCCAGCTTTCAAGGATCTCACAGTCTGAtgaggagacaacatacaaacaattatatacaaacaagtcATACAAAAATTTTCCAAGAAGTCATTGATAGGTACTGTTGTCAGTCATATCTATTAGCACACAGAGATCTGGAAAAATTGGTTTATTACATGCTCACAGCATAGATTCACTATATACAGAAAGCACTGAGTCCTAAGCAGCaacttctttaattttatataagtTTTAATTATATAGGATAGATGAGTACAATGGAATTTTATAAAAGACAGAAGAGAAGATGATCATTTCCATAAAGAATGGATAGCAAAAGGGGAAGATTTACAGCAGGTAAAATAGTAAATTAATCACTATACACCAGGTTTATATAGATGGAATTTGCAAACTGAATTTTACCAGTTGAGCTATAATTTGACATTTCAGCTTGATTCTGTAAGTTCTAGCTAGTTTTACCACCTCATTTTAAGTAAATGGTGGTAAGAAAATTAAGCCCAAAATTCTCTTATcacacaagatatatatatatatatatatatatatatatgcaggataaatgtCAGGTTATTCCCACAGGAGAGACcctctcttttaaaaagaatcagcAAAGcattcttgtagaagatgggattttagctcaTTTgaaggatttgaaggaagccaacaGAGGTAGATGAGCAGGAGATAACACCAGGCTTGAGagaaagccagtgaaaatgctctgAAGTCTGGGGACAAAGTTGTCTTGAAAGGAACAACAAGGAGACCATGGTCGCTAGATCACATAGTATTTGGTAGGAAGCAGGcttaagactggaaaggtaggaaggagccaattgataaagaactttaaaaatctagtagaccattttgtatttgattctaaaaGTGATAAGGAACCACTACAATTTATTATGTAGGGGGTTGATACCGCCAAACTACATAAAACAAAAGTTTGTCAAAATGTAGACTTAGCAGAGGATGtcaaaataatatggaaatagaaTGAGATGTATTCATCTTTGTGGCCTTATCTGCTTCTGGAATTACATTGACAATGCCTGCAATGAACATAAGTTTCTTGTTTTTAACTACCAAAAAAACCCCACTCCAATTATTTTATCAACCTGTGCAACAGTATTgtagaacattaaatataaaagaaaaataaaagcatgaatatacttacatgcatatatatatatatatatatgtctgtatatacacacatacatatacagatatctataattatatataaatatacataaatgccCTTATACATTCAAATAAATCTATGTAAGGCCATACAATGCTTGTTTGTCCTGTTTCTCagaaggtggataacatcatctttcaggtccgagtctttccatatttttcttaatCCACCAACTCATTATTTCCTATACCATAGCAATACTCCAACCTTACACTATTTAGttatatctagttattttaaataatttaaaacaatattgattaatatgacaggCATCTagttccctatttttctttttttttttttttaatctattttagttttaactttggctgagatcaatgattactagccctgcttttttttcctaataagttcttctcctgatcatttgttattatgtttgtgtatatctcttatttcctagcTTTACTGACTCCTCTGCTTCTACCAGCtatcttgccttgctattacttaacctacctACCCTGAAAAGATCCCTCCCTTTTTGTCTCCCTcaatcttttccattcttctttatcCCATCTCTGTTAATctacatattttattctattcccattaatctacacccCCTTCAAAACTCCCCTTATCCTGTTccccttctcttatttctttatacatatagaagacttttatacccttctaggtatatttttattgttccctctttaacccattcctaatGTGAGAAGGATTCCAGAACTACCACCTTCTCCATTCTCATTTAATTCCTCTGGGTCAGTTCTTGCTCTCATACCTCATTTGGATAACATAATTACTCTTTACCTTTTTCTATACTGTTTTGCTTTTGAGAATTATATCATATTCAGCTCactccattctttcttttgatttaccCAATTATTAATGGCAATCTTAGACAtgtggtttacatttccatgtataaaaaaCATAAAGTTTGTCCTTAAtgaatcccttgaaattaatctttaatatttactttatatttttcttggatctttttgtcaaatttttattaagttaaGATCTTTTTGCCAATAAAGTCCTGAAAGTCTGGCAACTCAttgcatacttttttttagttctgaattATGCTTAACTTTAGTTCTTTTATCTTCCATATCTGTGATTCTAATTGTAtctccactatatttgaattgctttttttttttttttttttttgctcaaaaaattttctccttgatctggggtTTCAGAATTTGGCAATGATATTCCTACAGATTTTCcttataggatctctttcaggtagtgatcaatggatttttttctatttctattttccccctaTTGTTCTAATACTTGAgaacaattttaattatttcttgtattattgtatcaagattctttttgtacCATAGCTTTTAGGtggttcaattattcttatatttcccttcttgatctgttctccagatctgttgcttTCCTTATAAGATGCCTcacattctcttctgtttttttcattcttttcagtttgtgttaggattaccacgtgagaactcaggttgtctggatagtgacacggtgagaactcaggttgtctggacagtgacaaggtgaactcaggttgtctggacaattacaaggtgagaactcaggttgacttgacagctctCTGACTCAGACCTTTGGTgctggcctttaaagggaatttacaccttaggaattctaagaggagcaagttcattggtggaagtatttctccACGCCCCACTGAGTCCttacacacccattctctgggaggataaaagaagggcagcattgggtctgagagaatagactctgggataaagttttgacgccaggcaggctgaaaggagaccagtctgatttgaggaaggacaagagttggaggagattcagagctcccaagaaacctgcgcacagaggaaaagattttacagatctcctcccagagaaggattataattgagcagatgaccagaccctcacattcaagaactttacaagtTTGTTTTATTATCTCTTGGTCTCATAACTTTGATGGTTTTCCTTTGCCCAATGctagttttcaaggagtcattttctttcttgagaTTCTGCATCTCCTTTTCtggttggttgactttcttttcataatcttgggGTTTAGgggattgttcttttttttttttctttttgggcaGGTGACAAATTAAcgttactctttgggataggaggcttttttttttttttacttcaatattcTCTCCTAAAGATAAACTCCAGTCTTTTCTATTCCCatgtaactttctatggttgaattctttctcctttgtctgttcattaaaaaaaaaaaacacaagaatttATTAGTAATAATCTCTAGTCCTCTGGCCTCAGGCTCTCCTTCAGTTCTCCTCCTGACCTGGaacccaaaccaagagctccccaTTTCCATAAATGCCCATAACCAGCAGCCCTACTGTGGCTTTACACTTACTGGgctgtgctggttccttcttgtccAGGACCTTGTCTCAGCAGCAAGTTAAATAAGCCTGGCATTCCTTATTAACAGATATTCTCTTTATCTTCCCTGACTCAAACTCCCTACAGATATTTGCTGTTTCAACAGGCCTAACCTGAAGATATTTACACTTCACAAGAGCAAAACTataaagtccaggctagctccctggaggcctcaggatcagccagaatcaggataagtaaaagtccttggttttcagggggagaagtgaaggagacagacaaactgccacaagcttgccaccaacctcccttctcctggtcCTACTGCAAAGTGAAGTTCTCTCACTTCACTCACCCCACCCCTTAATCCTTATCtacaattatctttatataccaaACATAGAGCCAGCACAGAACAGTGAGAAGgaccatttttccaaacatatgctaatagaatcattgtccaacaggtaattagccttaagtgcttggttgtcagattcaagcacaccttttaagagtttcagtcctttacacaAAACCTCATCTTGAtatctttcttcctatcttctctGATTGCCCCAATAGGATCACAGTTCTACCCCAACTCAAGTTGTTTTTAACCACTCTCAGTTCACCCTGAGGTATAGTTTTGTCTTGTTTGTAAGGGAAATCTATAGAGCTctgaattttctgacctactccatcATCCTCACAgaatcctttcctctcttctattttttcaaaaccTTTTCATAACATTGGTTCTCACTGCCCAAAGCCTCCTGAATGAGTATCCTAAAAGTTTAAAGGAATCATTTTCTCATGCACCTGTTAGCTTATAGCATAATTCATACATTATTACAAtttgtattctctctctcccaaTGCCTGAGTAGTACTCACATCAATACATTCCACTGGGTCTAAAACTTTGGAGACATTGCATTCCAATTTCTCCCCAaacatctttccttttcctatattTTCCCTGGAGTAACTAGGTGTGTTTATTAAAATGCATGAGTGTTTCCCAAaacatggagaaaaaagaaagaaagccagGCACTTGTCTTCCCCACATTGTCTATTCCTCTCCCCCACAAACcaggaagaaaaaagtttttaattcccctcaataatttcattttacttagtGCTTAATGCTACTTGGGTAGGTAgttggtacaatagatagagttccaggcctgaAGTTAAGatgactcttcttcctgagttcaagtctggtctcagactcttactagctatgtgaccctgaacaagttacttaaatctgtttacctcagttcctcatctgtaaaatgagctagagaaggaactggcaaactactacaataactttgccaagaaaaccccaaatggatcacAAAGAGTATGACACAATGCTACTTATCTCCTGGTAGATAGACAGATATTGTGTATAGTATATAtgatgtgtacatataaatataaatataaaaaacaatatatgATAGTATTCTGAGTCAGGAATGGCATGGATAAAGTTAATTATGGTTTATTATTCTTTAATTAGCTTTGTCATTGTTTATTAACTCATAGTAACAAATATAAGTTATTAATTCAATCCATCACTTTCAATCTTTATTCACTTTAGGAAAGCACCAAATAGATGGGCAAGTTATCTCATTAGATCACACaagggagtaaaaaaaaatggaacaaagctagaagaaaaataagggtGAATTAAGTTAAAAGTTTACTATTAACTAAACATTTAATTGGTATTTGTGGTATGTTGTCTAATATTTAACACTAGGGAGAATGTGGGAAACACAATGAATTCAATGAAAAGCTGTGTTCTAGAATTTGTCAAATCCTGTTTTAAGAGGGCAAGGGGGGAAAAAGTAGTTCATGTTTAATGGATCAAATAGTTGCTAAACATTAACAATTGGATGCCTGTAAGATGTGTTACACAAATAGTTGAAAATCACTCATTTTCCCCACAGATAATATAAGCTTTTTTCAGCAATTACATGGCAGACTTCAGCTCTGGCATTTTCTCGCCTTCATTGGCACATTTATTCCAATGACAGCTGCTATCAGTGGGTGGTGTCTTGGGCTTTTCGAAGGCACAATAAAATGATTGTAATCCTGTGTGTGTTTCTGGGAAAAGCCCTTTGCCTGTGGTTTGGTATTTTCAGCATTCTCTACCTTCGATAGAACCAGAAACTGAAGGCCAGAACTGGGATATAAGTGTTTCATTTTCTCATGTTATTTTCTTAAGAGGAATTTGTAGTGACAAGGTTATTTATTTTCTCCCAGGTGGTTGGCATTGGCTTGATTCACCGAATGAAAGACAACCCAACAAATGCATGTCATTATATTATCTGTGAAAAAGATGGCTCTGCTCTTTGGTCAACACCTCCTTCTAATGAGCTTCTTTGGCTTTTTTGCATACAGCAGCTTTGTCAGAGGTGAAAAGAACAACACACTGATTTTCACCAAGGAAAACACCATTCGAAACTGCAGCTGCTCTGCTGATATACAGGATTGTGATTACAGTTTGGCCAATCTGATGTGCACTTGTAAAACTGTTTTACCTTATACAATAGAGCAAGCCAGCTATGACAGTGATCTGACTATTTGGTTCACAGACATCACTGCACTGGGCTTCCTACTGAACTTTACATTGGTTAGGAATCTAAAGCTTTCCCTATGTAGCACTACTACTCTCCCAACAGAATATCTGACTATTTGGGGACTGAAGAGACTTCGAATCAACACAGAAGTCAAGGATCAGTTCCCAGAGCAAAGCTTACTGATACACAGCAGTGATGACAGTGATTTTAAGGAAGATAAGCCTAAACTTTCCACAGACaggcaaacatttttatatgtgtcATTCTTGGATACAGCTCTTTTCAATGGGGAATCTTCTTTGAAATCATATAGCATTGAAAATGTTGTCAGTATCACAAACAACTTTCCTTACCTTtcttactttaaaatgttttccatcCCAAGCAACAAAAGCTATATTGTTACATTCATTTATTGATATTGTATTGTGGTCAATTTCAATgtatatattaacaaaatatGGTTAATCTGTACAATGTATATCTTTAAAGAATTTGTGTCCTTATAAATAACAACTTGCAACTAGCTTCTTCCTTCCCTGCCAAGCTAATGATATTTCCTCCAACCCATATGACCATCAGACTTCTGGGGAActatgagatcacagatctagagCTAAGAATTACTTCATAAGCTAGctagtccaaatccttcatttcatagatgaggaaaatgaaacctagagagattaagtaacttgtccaaactCACaccagagatggaatttgaactcaggtcttatttgatcctcaaaatagcCCTGGTAAATAGGtgctatttattttcattttacatctgagaaaactaagacagatagagattaactgatttgcccaagcCTCACAACTTATAAGTGTCTGAAGGTGGATTTAAACTTgtgattttctgactccaggttctatctactgtaccatatAGATGTCTCTAACTGCCTTTGCCTCCAGAGCTCTTGCACTTTCCATAACACCATGATGTATTGCCATAGaagccatgggggggggggtaggaaaTGGAGTATACATGAGtctagaaatggagaaagaaaagaaagtatgaaAAACAGAGAAGGCCTATAGAATTGAACAAAGAGACTACCAGAATATACTTTCAAGAACTCTTTCACTCTATAATTTCCAACAGCCTGCATTTCcaccaaatagaaataaatttggatttacaaactcttttttaaaaaattctgggaGTTGAAGGGCCAATGTACCAGTCACATATTACTGTGAATGTTTAGTCAAAATGCTTTCATCCTAATATAAGAACAATTgcagtgagggaagaagggatttAGTTGGGGGTCCAGGTGTAAGAGAGGTAAGTAATGGTAGAACATGCTACACTTTGAAGATTAGAGCAAGATTGGGTAGAATCAAAGTGGAAGTTCCTTGAAGTCCCTGATTTAGAGAAACAACATTAGAAGAGGAGAGACATTGCAAGGGAGGTAGAAAGAAATCTTCACTCATTTAAACATTTTGCTCAGGTTTGGCTCTATCaaggaaaaatggaagaggatctcttcttccttccccttcatcCTCTATCACATGATCAAGATGCTCTCAGCATCTCAGAAGCAGTAAATAGGCCAATCATATTAATATGTATTCAAATGAAATCCCTTTTAAGAAGTgatgtttttcatttattatattggTATCCCCAGCACCTAAGCACAGTACTGGATacccagtgcttaataaatgctactgGATTATGGAATGTTTTGATTGATTATGTATCATagttagcaattaaaaaaaaaaaaaaagtttgaaatctgTGGTCCTTTGCCTCCCTAAAGAAAGTTCCACTCAGAGGCCAGTCTCCAGTCTCTCCTGATTTATGACTGCCTGCCCAGATTAGGGTTTCAGGAGAGGCCCTGCCATGTTCCAGTACACTTACAACTCAACTGcccaaatgtctttttttcctgctttcccCTGACAACCACCTTGCCTTGCTCCTATTATTTTTCAGCTCccctttttctgttgttttctccTCCCTAcaagaatgtaagttctttgagggcagggataatCTCATTCATATTTATAGCATGATGTCTGACACAGTTAAGTGCTTAAAAGACAcactctccttctcccttttcttttccttcttcctcttcctctccctctcccggtccctttctttctctctcttgcatATATTTGTTCACATTTCTATAGAGATAAAGATATGAGAAGATAGTTTGAAGGACTGGATTGGACAAGTTCCAGAcaattcaccaaaaaaaattaagatgactTTACTTCAACAGGCAGAAAACTACTACTCACAGATGGGCAATATCAGAATTAAGTTTCATGTGCAGataaagactaaaaaaataaagagcaaaagttaaaatcaacatcaaattaaacaaaaagttaaagatgaaaacactataaATAAATGCAACAACGTAACAATCTCAACCTCTTGGAATTGGTGAtaggaaatgtttttgtttgtccttcattctcaaagagaataaCATCAGGGAAATGAAgtcatggcatgcaagtgaattggatttaagtgaaggtgggctgaaataggaaatagataaaagaagaaataggtaCTAATCTTAATTGTCATCATTTTCTGTAAAAGTTTAACTGACATAAAACAATTATAATGACGAGTAGACTAAAAGATTTCAGAAACTACTATTTATTAGATTCTTACCATTCAAGGAGACCCAAAAGcaaaatca from Sminthopsis crassicaudata isolate SCR6 chromosome 3, ASM4859323v1, whole genome shotgun sequence includes these protein-coding regions:
- the EPCIP gene encoding exosomal polycystin-1-interacting protein, with the translated sequence MHVIILSVKKMALLFGQHLLLMSFFGFFAYSSFVRGEKNNTLIFTKENTIRNCSCSADIQDCDYSLANLMCTCKTVLPYTIEQASYDSDLTIWFTDITALGFLLNFTLVRNLKLSLCSTTTLPTEYLTIWGLKRLRINTEVKDQFPEQSLLIHSSDDSDFKEDKPKLSTDRQTFLYVSFLDTALFNGESSLKSYSIENVVSITNNFPYLSYFKMFSIPSNKSYIVTFIY